The window GGAATGGCGGCGGACGCTCGAAGGAACGATGGCGGAGCTTCGGGATCTGCTCTTCGGCTCCGCCACGGATCTGCTCGAGGCAGCGACGAGCGTCGTGGTCGTTCCGGACGGGCAGATCAACCTGATCCCGCCGAACCTGCTGCTCGCGCCTTCGGCGGAATCCGGCGGGTCCGATGCCTTCGCCGGGACGAGATCGGTCCAGGTCGTTCCCGCCGCGTCCGTTCTCGCCGAGCTGCGCGCCCGCGCGCCCGAGCCCCGCAGTAGCGCCGGACGACCGAGCGCGATTCTCGCGGTCTCCGGGACGATGCCGCAGACGGGCCAGACGCTCGCCGGCGCTCGGCGCGAGGTCAAGGATCTCGCCCGGCGTTTCCGACACGTCGAAACGGAGTTCCCGTCGGGCGACTCCCTCGAAGCGATGCTGTCCCGCTTCGAGGTGCTCCACTTCGCCGCGCACTCCACCGCGGATGACCAGTATCCGTGGAGGTCCGCCATCCACCTCGGGAACCAGCGCGCGGACAGCGGCGGCGGACGCGGCGAACACCTCCTGGCTTCGGAGATCGCCGAGATCAAGCTCGGCGCCCGTCTCGCCTTCCTCTCGAGCTGCCAGTCGGTCGGCGGCTATGTTCTCACGGGCGAAGGGGTCCAGGGTCTCGCCGGCGCCTTCCTCTGCGCCGGCGTTCCCGCGGTCCTGGCGAGCCTCTGGGAGGTCGATGACCGGACGACGGCCCGGCTCGTACGGCGGTTCTACGCGAGCGTCCAGCGGGGTCGAACCGTCGCACAGGCGCTCGCCGAGGCGCAGGAGTCGATCCGCGATCGGCCGGAGACCGCCCATCCGTACTACTGGGCCGGCTTCGTCCTCATCGGCGACGGGGGAGTGCGGCTGGATCTGCAGAGCCGCGGACGCGCAGCGGCGGCCCTTCCCTGGGCGATCGCCCTCGCCGGCATCATCGGCCTGGGGATCCCGATCCTGGCCCGCCTCCGCCGGCCAAGGAACCTGTGACTTCCATGGCGGCGGACGTGTCCAACAACCGGGAACCGGACAACGCGCGCGAGCGACCCGATGCCGTGCTCGCGGCGCTCGCCGGGAGGGACCCCGAGGGCAGCGAGGGCCGACAGGCGGCTTCGGAGCTGCTGGGTCGCTACAGGACACTCGTCTATCGATGGTGTTTTCGCTATGTCCGCGATCACGACCAGGCCATGGACCTCTCGCAGGACGTCCTGCTCAACGCCTACCGGCGCCTCGGAGCGTTCGAGGGGAGGTCCTGCTTCTCTTCCTGGCTCTTCGCGATCGCGAGGAACCGCTGCCTCAGCGCGGTGCGGCGGCCGCCGCTCCTGCAGGATGAGGAGGGCGATCCGGATCGGGTGGCCGATCCCCGTCCGGGGGTCGACCAGACGCTGGAGGAACGCAGCGAGGAGGAGGAGATTCTGCGGTTGATGCGACGGCACCTGAACCCGGTGGAGCAGCGGGCTTTCTATCTGCGATGCTTCGAGCGGATGCCGGTCGAGGCCATCACCCGCCTGCTCGTGATCGAAGGGGCGACCGGTGCTCGCGGGGTGCTGCAGAGCGCCCGGCGGAAGCTCCGGGCCGTCGCCGGGGACCGGTTGCGCCCGAAGGAAGGGGATCGCCATGGATGAGCGATGCGTGCTTGTCGAGGACCTGGGGGAGCTGCTCGAGCTTCCCCTGGACGATCCGCGCATGCTTCATGTCGCCGACTGCCCGCGGTGCCAGGGCCGGCTGCTGTCGTATCGGGTGTTCCTGCGCCGGGACGA is drawn from Candidatus Eisenbacteria bacterium and contains these coding sequences:
- a CDS encoding sigma-70 family RNA polymerase sigma factor, which translates into the protein MAADVSNNREPDNARERPDAVLAALAGRDPEGSEGRQAASELLGRYRTLVYRWCFRYVRDHDQAMDLSQDVLLNAYRRLGAFEGRSCFSSWLFAIARNRCLSAVRRPPLLQDEEGDPDRVADPRPGVDQTLEERSEEEEILRLMRRHLNPVEQRAFYLRCFERMPVEAITRLLVIEGATGARGVLQSARRKLRAVAGDRLRPKEGDRHG